A window of Corvus hawaiiensis isolate bCorHaw1 chromosome 15, bCorHaw1.pri.cur, whole genome shotgun sequence genomic DNA:
AACCAAGTATTAACACTTCTAATATTAAGGTAGTAAAGAGAAAGTCCTAGAAAAATTGAAGTACTGTCTTGTTTCAGGTTGGCAAGAATTTACAGTGACAGAGATGAaagacctctttttttttgcctcacaCCTGGCATTTGAACAGCAGGTGTTAGTGAGCATTAATTAATCAAAAAATTACCAAACATATCCCCATCTATGTAAATGTCACTAGTTATGTAAGAAAGCCCTTGCTTCTTAcctctttattttcatttaaatttactAATAAGTTTTCCGGCATTGGTATAAATAcatctgaaagggaaaaaagattaCTTGAgttatcttttaaaaacacatcaAGTTTTCCCTGACTTTATTTGCCAACCATCATACTTACTGGAAAAAATACACAGTATCAGTGTATTAACCCATGTAAACATAATTatgtggatttcttttttttctcataagcATTCCTGTGGCTAGAATCCCATGTTAGAGTAGCAATAACCGGGCTGAAGGATAATCAagattattaaataaaatcacataGCGAATATTTCCAGTGTTCATTCTACCCTGCCCAATAACATCCGGTGAAAGGTGACTTGAAACAAAAGGCAGAAGGACAAGCACTAAGCACCAGCCACCAGAAAATCTATAGAAATGTATCCAGCATCAGTATTTGGGATTTCAAGAGGAATCTAGAGAATTGTACAAATTAAACTAGAAGTTAGGAAGGCTGTCTTCATGTTTGAAGTCATGAGCAGCCACAGCATTGCTCAGACATCAGGGATATATCTTCATAAACTCACACATATGGTACTTCTGAAGTCATTACTAGAGAGATTAATGGTGTGATCTAGAAACTCCCACcagatacatatttttaaaggctgTCATTACCAGAAGTCATTAATAGGTACTGATGACAAAATTCATTTCTGCATACCTTCAATATCTGAAACTATAAGCATCTGAGGCTGAGAAAGACCTTCCTGAAGACTGTAGAAATGGATTGTGCTGTCAAACGTTATGAAGCCTATTTTTGTTCTAGTGTTCCCAGGAAGCCTGAAAATGAGACATATGGTATTCAAAGAGATGAAATTTCGTttctgcagggcttttttttttaacatccaCTGCACCTCTCCATGGTTCTTACCAAGCAGTTAGCTTAACAGCTAGACTGCAAGAACTTCACTAAGTCATTTTGGACAGAACAAAAGCCACAACAGAAAAGGAACTCATGGTAGAGTCACCTAGCAGGTATGTGAAAACCTTTTAAGAGGGTAATCAGCAgtagaagaaaaggaagaaataaactGCAAAATACCAACTAGTGTTTATATAAGTTCAAACAGTATGCATTTTATGAAAAGTTTATTAGATGTATGACTCTTTTCAGCAAATACTTATCTAAATctcaggttttaaaaaatacagttcaaaATATATCATAAACATGATGCTTATATTCTTTTGGGGATTGGTGAAGCATGTAGGAAAGAGTCAGACTGAAAATCAAGCCTCAAAATTACCCTTTACACTGGTGTAGCTGTGATGGGAAAAAGACTACAGCTTTATGGTACATTTTAACACAACACTGGCCATTGCTAACCCACACCAGGAAATTTGTCTTCCAGACAGAAAGGACTGGCATGTTGGTGTCTATCACAAGTTTCTTAAGAGGAATGAAAATTggagattttaagaaaaaagtacTTACGAGTCAAGATTGTCTAACAAGGTCTGGCAGACTGTATTCAAGTATCCTGTCTCTATTGCATTGTGAGAGACATCAAACACAAAGAGGTACACGGGCGGCTGAGGTGGACgcagctgagcaaagaaaagattacctttaattttcaaatagcATTTGTTAGATTGGGTTTATTCCTTCCAATGCAAGTATAAACTGTTAAAACAGCACGCAGATGATAGCTAAAATTTCTGAATGCATTTGCCTCTTATTTGGTAATATCAGAATTCTAGTTTTCTTCAGAAGAGACCTACATATTCTAAATACAGAACAACTTTGACATAAATGTTTAGAAGTCAACTCTCTGAAGTTCTCCCCATGAGTTCTTGGATACACTCCTTAAGGCAACAGCTGTTCTACTGAACTGGAAAGCATGGTCTGAAACAAAGCTTTCTCTGACTTccctctgaaaataaaacaaaaggaaagaataagTACAAGTAAATAAAGCCTTACCATGTATTCAGATGGAGCCATAAACTCAATAGTAGCATTCTGGACTTCAGGTCTTTTATGAGGTTCTCCATAAACTCTTGTCACAGGATTATACAGGAATTCTTCAGGAACTATGCAGATATGTTTATATATTAGTATTTCACAGTAGTATTAGttgtgctgcattttaaaacaaatatatcaACTCTTTTGTGGCTGTTGGGCAACACGTGGAGAACTACACTAGGCAGTATAATTCACTTACACTTGTCACCTTCAAGGGTACCCTGAGGGACCACTTGGGCTTATTGTGTTTTGTTAGGGACGCCACTATCGCTGGGAAACATTTCTCATGATTCCCAGAGTGACTGACAACAATCCCCCTACTGATGTGGCCAACAACACTCCAGTCTCAAAGGCCAAGGTGGAAAAGGTTAATTGCAACACTTCAAAGCCCATTTAAAACTTACCATCATTCACTCTATAGCACAAATTGCATTTCCATCTCCTTTGGTCTAGGAAGCTGACAAAAGGGTTAATGTACGTCCGGCAGGAACGGCATCTCACAATAATACTGGAAGTGACCACTGGCAattgctggaaaagaaaagcttcctgTTTTAAAGCACCCTCACCCTGCAGCTGTTCACTTGTGGTAACACCACCACCTACAGTGTCCTGGCTAGTGAGTCAAAGCATCCTTGTTGAAAGGAGTACTTCTGTATCCTCACAACATCCCTACAATTCCTTAATACAACAGGTAGGAACTGAGCTCTAACATATTTGACTGCATACATTCCCTTTTCAAGCCTCTAAACTCTTGAATTTTACACTGATGGTTTAAGCCTAAGTCCTGCACCCAATACAGAtcaaaaagcaggggaaaaaaagcccacatctttgaaaaattaattaaactgggaaaaaaccccagtgtttAAGAGAGACACTGCTAAATTCAAAGTCTCCTGGCTATCTCATGACATCCAAATCCCTTCAGTTTTGTCAAGTCTTGAGTTTAGTACTAGATCTGAAATGAGTAACTACAACTGATACATGACAACCTGGAATTCTGATGTGTTGCCTTCTATCATAGTCCAAATTCTGTGCTGCCTtcaagctttttgttttttgaggtttgggagggtttcttttttattaagaaGTGAGACCTGAAGGTTTAAAAATGGTAGGGacaaataattcagaaaaattaCAGTGATCTGTATGGAAGAAGGAAACGTCAGTTACTATGGTAGTTCTTCTGGGCCAAGATACCTGCCCTTGTTTTATAATTCATTGTCCATTGTCTGGACTCTAGTAAAGGCATAGTTGATATTTCAGCATGTAAAGTTTTGAATATTTCTCATACCGATAAGTCTTTGAAAGGATGAAGCAGGAGCCCCAAAGGAAGTTTGGCTTTATTCAATAAGGCCTGAGTTTGAGGAATGTTAGTCAGGGTACAGCGGAACAACCTACATGGAGGACAAAGGGTTATTTTCAGAGGCTTTCAAATAAATTATGATTTCAGTAGTACAGTATATTTTTCTAGAGCTGTTGATGGTGAATTTCCATTTCCAGATAAAAGATCTTCTCCATCTCTgtcaaataattttgtttctgtctgAGCTTGACCCACAGTACATACTTTGAGTTCTTATTTTATACAAATACTCTTTACACAGAACTGAGTGTCATTTTAGTCACTCAAGTCAAAGTTAAGCCTAACAATACTCCAAGTTGCACCAAATCTTTATATACTAAATGCTATTTTGGAATAAATCAGAACTGGCAAAGTTTAAAAAGCGGTTTTAAAAACTTAGTAACTATAAACAACCCCACAATCATTTCCTGAGTCTTGAGCACTCAGCAGCTTCCACAAAGTGCACATGTATGTGGCAGTTTTGCAAATCCTGTCCAGCTTGTTTGCATGAACAACATCACAAAGGCACTGTTATTTCCTTTATCtaccataaaaatatttgcaaagcagGAGTCCCTGGCTATACACACTTTGGTTGGTCTCCTCAGAGAGGATAGTTGATTAACCAACTGCCAGCCTCTTCTTTGAAATTTCATTTGCTCCATTGTTTTAAATGGTTACTTTCAATACAGAGGTCACCCATGTTTCTTCATGCACAATCTTTTTGGTGTACCTCCCCTGGCTGAATTAACTCTCATTTTATATCTTCTCATCCGTACCCACTGCCAGGCATAAAATTTTTGTACTGTACCTATCTATAGCTGCTCTGCAAGCAAACTTTTCCTCATACTTTCTACACAGATGATTTTTCCCTCTTCAAAGTTAAACCCACTTACTGCCTTCATCTTAACACAGTGAATCccattttcaatattttcttctcataaaattaagaaaatattttgtgaaattaTGTTTATAAGTAGGAATTTATACTTCTATCTATTTTGATGAGTTATAGCAAATGCATAATCTTACTCAGGGTTGCAGTTGAGCTTCTGGATGTCTTCATGCAAGTTGGGGACAGGAGCCTTCAAGAGGGTTGTGGgaagaatatttctttcttgaagAAGATTCACAGGTCTTAACCCTTCCTGCTGTAGACTCAGGCCACCCATTGATGCAGTTAAGTGATTAGGGCCCAGGGCAGGCTAGAGtcaaataatatttcaaaaattaGCACCAATTATTTGGATGAAACCCACAGTCCATTTATAAGTccatttcagtttgttttgctCATGTACTAACTGCCATTGCATGCATATATTGTCACATGAACTTGACTTATGCATGTAACATAATAGAGGGAAAAAAGTAGCATAACATGGCTATAAAGCTCTTGAAATACAGAGGCTCAGCTGATGAAAGTGTTGGTCAGTTCACTTTGAaagttcaggggaaaaaaacccaaatacttCAGCTAATAATAACAATGCCAGGGAAGAGAAACATGCCAAAAGCAGCTGAAAGTTTCAAAAGAAACATCCTGAACAGATACGAGGGTGAAACAATTCACAAAGAGCTGGCACATGGCTTTTCCAAACTGGTACCAAGTCACAGGCAAAAGCATTCATTCTGGGCTATGTCTGTCCTCTTGAACAAATGGTGCCCAAACAGGGAACAAAAGAAGAAGCACCCCAGGGATGCACAACACACACCAACCATCACTTTTCTTTACCCACACCCCCCCACCAGAGGTAGTACTGAGATAAAAACCAGACAATCTTTACCTGGTGGAAATGTTTTGATCCATCTGGGTATTGCAAAGTAGATGCATTCATTCCTGGTGCTCCAGGTGGAGAAGTATGTTGGTAGCCTGGAGGTAAGGCAGGGTAGGAATACCCAACACTTCTATTCATTTTAAGATTCGGGGCTGCAGGAGAATGATGTGGAGTTGCTGGAAGCAGAGTAGACATACTTAATTGCTGAAGAACTGTGTCTAACTTGAGGCATTAGTGCAACAGGAGAGCTGCCTGTTTAGtttctaagagtaaaaaatacagCTCCTGTCAACTTTGCAAAGGTTTTCTCACCCGCTTTACATACTACAGGCAAAGACATGCTAATTGTCAGTGCTTCAAATTTTGTATTTAGCTTCAAGACAGGCATTGAACCAAGTACATATGTTTCTACACAAATGATTAAACTTCCATCTTTCCCAGACTCTTAGAAGTTCCATAATAATAACAACCATTTTTACTCCCAAAGCCTTACCCATGAGGCCACCACCTTCAATTGCATCGTAGCTGTTTTGCACTACAGACCCATCAGTGGCAGCAGATCTGGCATCaccttttaagaaaaacaaccaCAGGAAAAATTTGCACAAGTTATGAATAAGTTTCAATGAGgtaattgcaaaaaaaaatcctacttgCTGGATGAATATTAAGACAAGCATAGTTTGAATCTACTTTGGTTTTGACCCAGGATGAAACTAAATTAAATATACACTTTGGCCTCTTTCTCACACACACATCCCCTGCAGAGGTTACCTCAACAACGGACATTCATAAAACAtcacaatcttttttttttaaggaaaacaaaagtccCTACACTTCTGGTTGAATAATCTTTTACGATTCCTTTAGATTAGGGATTTGCCACAGCTTCCAAGCCGACATGCAGTAAAGGGTATGGGGACACTCCCTCCTCAGCAGAGGAAGTCTCTTTAGGCTAGCTGCAGTTTTCCAAGTACCCTGAAGAACCTTTTCTGCTGATAATTCACAAAAACACCAAATTCCTACGCTTATACACTTAGTCCACTACTGCTCACCAAACAGCAACAGCTCTGACACAGTTACATACCAGTCAAGATAGAAATTCAGTCTAAGACAGGAAAAACCTTGAAACTCAGAGAGTGCTCCCAAAGAACAGTTCTTGGTAAGTCAACTATGTCTAAATATACTAACACAACTATATATTGCGAAGGAGAAGTAGGTACtctatttttattacaattttttattaaaatcttcAAAGATGACCCAGTAAAAGGAACTTACATTGCACACTGAATCTTGCTAGCAGCAGCCAACCTGCTTCATAGACTAAACATATTTATCTCTCCAGGActctgaaaatgtttctcttcattaagaagaaaatattttctaagcaAAAGCTGTTTCTAATGCATTTCATACATTCCAAACTAAGCTAAATCTCAATATACTATTACTAGTGTATTGAGCTACCACACACAATAAACTGTCCATGTGAACATGCAAGGAACCAACAGCTTTGACAGAACTATGtatgtaaaaataaagctgcCGACTCGCACGTGGCCCCATCTAGCATGGGCACTAAATGCCAAACAACTGGAGTCTGTCTGAtacagagccctgaggagctcTTAAACAATGACATATTTGTGCAGGGCCCACAGGAGACACAAAGTCAGGTATCTCTCTACAACAGCTGACACTTCACAGCCTCTAGTAACTTCCTTCAGAAAACCAACAAATGCAAGATGTACTGCTTCAGTGATTTTACACAGAGAAGAATAAGGTACAGCTAcataaacagcaaagaaatgcaAGGTCCACATTTTAGCTCTTGCTGTAGAATGAACAATACAGGGAGTCATACATTGATTTCTGTCCTCACAGCAGTCAGAGATGCAGAGAAATGAGAATTTCACTATCGCTTTATACCACAAAAAAGGAAAACGCAATGCCAACTACAAGAGACATGGCCATGTAAAACAGCActtggaaatttatttttaagtgttaatttcttaaattttatCAATGTCTGTCTGCAAGaagaatttttcctctttccaggtCCTTACCTGCTCTTTTCAGATTAAATTATTAGTATTGTATTAGTATCAATTTTACAATTTGAGTCTCTAATAGAACAATGTGTTCGACTTTGAAGGTTGTATATTACAGCAAGTTGCCATGTTTGAATTCAACATAAAGAGCAAATTGTTTCTTACCTTCTTGGTTTGCAGCTGATTTTAGCAGAGACTGTGCACTAGGTGGTCCTGCTATCGCTGCTGATGGCCTAGGTGGACCACCAACTGGTGGAGGTCCTAAAGGTGGCCTTGGAGGGTGGAGCGGAGTTAAAGGCTGAGTCACTGGTGGAGGTGCAGTTCCTATAAAGAGATTAACTTTTAGGAGAAGTTTAACCCAGCtgaaaaaagacacagaaattttGTTACAAAAACACACAGATTGAATTCTAAATATTCCTGTTATTCAGAGGATGAACAGCATAAGATACATAAATCTAATATGTGGGTAGAGGGTCTCAACTGCAGGTTGTTTCTTTCATGCTTTTCTCATTCTGGATTCCTGTAGCTACtgatttctttcagctttttgttGCTATTGCTGGCAAGAATGTCAAGATGTACTGAAAACATCCCAACTTTATAACTAAGTCTGGAGTGATCACCAAATAAGctaacttatttttaaaagtgatcaTTGTTATACAAAAAAATATCAGGGAAATTGCTCAGGAGGATTGAATGGatataaaaattacttattccAAACACTTGCTCTCATTTCATATGCCACCTTCCaaaatttctctgcattttcctcACTAATTTCAAAGTACTAACTGTTTATTCCAATTAAGTGCCAGAAATAGTTTCATAAATTCTGTGAGCTTAAGACATTTTGAACATCGTAACAAAATTAGGCAGGCatataacaaaaaaacctaGCATCTAAAAATCTCTAATGAGGCTAAAAGCACTTCACAAGAAATATTATTTGCttttacatggaaaatatttctctacTTAAGTCCTGTTTGCATGCTCAGTCAGAAAAAAGCTGTGTAACAACAGACAGCAGTTTGGCAAAGAGAAACTTGAGTATTAACTGTGTTTCCATAATAATCACAAGTTGCACAATAGAGCTATTTAGTGTTAGAAAAGCTTTTACCTCTGCATATACCAGCAGTCAAGCAGCAGGAACAAAGTCTCCTACTTTTAGAGTACTTTCTGAAGACTGACAATTATCATTAAATGTGAAAATTACAAGTTTGGGGGAAGGAAGCTTTCCATTGAACTGACCTCTATTTCAACAGCACAGaatgcttttcagttttcttttcaggCTGTGCTCCAGTTATTTGCATCAACCTGACTAAGGCTGTTCAGAAAACTACCTGAATCAAGTGCTTACAGAAAACCCAACAATATGACCATGCTCACTAAACAGAACTAGTTTTCAAGGGTGAAGTCCTGAACTGAAACATGCTAGTGCTCCAACAGCCACCCCAGGAAATGGTGAAGGTCACAGAAACAGCATCACCCACAGACAGCATCCCAAAACAATGAGACACTATTCAGGAGTTATCTGCTCCAGCCAGCTGAAAAACCCAACCTGTGCACAGAACTTCCATTTCTAACCCAAAGGAAGCATGCATGTATTTCTGATGGGTGTATCTGCTTTGACAATCTTCCACAAGCAAAATGTCACTGCAGAATCAATTCtgtattcattattttaaaaaaagtcattgaAAAATGGACATTGGTAAGATATAAAAAAGTTCTGGTTACCTGGCTTCATGTAGCTGTTCTGCAGTGAAGGACCCCCCGGAGAAGCAGCATATTGATAACTCCCTGGAGGATTTGTACTTCCTGATAACGATGACGGTGGCTGAGCTGACCCTGTCCCAGGCACATGAGCCAAATGGCTTGTTTGAGCCCCAAGTGGCTGACTCACAGGAGTCGGGCTGTACTGCCAGTTTGAAAGCACTGGTGGACTGGCTCCAGGAGGAAAGCTTCCAGCAGATGATACAGCTGCTGAGTTCTGTAATGCAGGCGGCAGCACTTGTGGAACAGGACCTGGTTGTTGTACTGGTGACCCGGAGAAAGCTGCCACTGGTGGTCTATTGAGAGTCTGGCCAGGTCCTTGGTAGTTGTTTAATTGAGAAACATTCTGAGAGCCACTATAGCTATACTGTCCAGAAGACTGATGTGGAGTAACCTTTGCTGGCATCTGATGGGAGTATGATCCTGGAACCGCAGGGCTGTATCCCTGGCCATCTGGGGAATGCATCAGCTGATTTTGAATGGggcctggaaggaaaaaaaacccacactctttaggaagccagtgctgtgtatcacttctgaaaataaaagatgttCCTGTGAATGTCTTTCCTTAGGATTTTATTAGAGTCCAAGCCATTTTTAATTCAAACCATTAGGTGTAACAGAAGTACTACAGCAAGGGACATGAATTTGGCAGTATTTTGCTATCAACACTTagatctttgttttgttttacagtgACCTTGCAATCACTAAGCATTCCAGTACCATCCATGCTCCTGGATTGAAACTCACACAGGATCCCATTCCAGTCTTCAGAAACCCCCAAAAGCAAGCTGCCCACAGAGGAGCACTGTTCCACACCGCTGGCAGTAGCACACATGAGCAGACCGAAAGCGGAAGATCCATTGCGTAAGAACTCCATTTCACATGACGGCTGACACCACAGCTTACCACAACTCACTGCCAGCCAAGTGCCAGCATAGGTCACTGCACTACTTCTCAAGTGACAGAGTTAATCTATGAAAGTTTCTGCAGTTAATTTAGTAAGAGAATTATTCATACACACACTGCTCATGTGAGTGGCTAACTGGTCACCAACACAGAATGAAGGATAAGGTTATCATAAAATAATTCACCagtcaggaaaataaaacttgacAGATTAATGATGCTCTTTGTGCATTTGTTGGTTGGTATAAGTGAACTAAGTTTTactcatttgaagaaaaaaagttgaaaaaaaggCTAATAACTCTCCAAACAGTAAACAACATTGGCAAGAGCACGATCAGATTCCTGCTTTACAGAGGAACAGGTTGACAGAATCCCATGGGATTTCCAGTGCAGTAAGAGCTCCATCAAGAAAGATACTACCACAGGTTGTTCATACCATTGCCACAAAATGGACCTCCTGAAAAGAGACTATCAATTTTCAAGTGAAACCCTTCTGAGCAGAACACACTAAATACTGCAGGCCACAGCCAGCCATGACTCCTTCACACTACCAAAACACTTTCCAGTGTTGTATCATTCAGTTCAGCCAGTCACATTGTGGCTCTCTTCATCCCCTAAAAACACAGCTTAGATACTGGAGAcattacacacacacagttACACATTAAAACAAAGAAGGCTCGTTTCCTATAGAAACATAATGGTTAAATTCTGAAAGGTGAGCAAGttcacattttcaaattaaagcAGCTCACACATTTCTGACAATAAATTAAGCTAAATGCAGAATACATTGAAATTCTTAATTGGGACAAACACTGCACTGATCATTCAGCTCCTCATTCCCTAGAAAAACTTAGGCTCTGGGTCACACACAGCTGTTAATTCACTGAATATTGCACAGGTCCATATAACTACTACAGTGCCAGTGATCTCATCCTCGCTGCTTCTTATTTGTGCATAAAAGGTACACACCATATTATTCTCCAACCATTAATTTCAACATGCAATTTATCATTCAGTTAGGAAATCCAGTTATACTCTGCGGTCCTTACAATGCTGCTCATAaatatttgcaattaaaaattcTCTAAAATCAAGGgtgtttaaataaaaagctCAGAAAGATGAAAATGCTTACAGTTATGAGTAATCTTCAAAAACTACCCTGCAGTGTATCAGATGGGTTTCCAACAATGGATTTACAAACCCCATTGGCAATTGAACTTgctaactttaaaaattatgaattCTTATCAAATCTTCTGACTGCATCTGCACAAACACTGATATAACATCATCACTATAAACCGTACgaaaaatacagaacaaatacaaattaatttcataaCTTGATTTTTCATCTTAGGGCATGACTGACTATCCCAGGCAGAAATCAGAGTACTTGGATTGCTCTCTTATGCACTATTTTCCCTGTTTGAGGATAAATCAGTGGAAGTGAGGTGATATCAAAAACTGACGTACATGATATTTTCTATGGCACcttatgcaaaaataaaaatcaaattcacCACAGAACAATGTTccaatttcaatttttatttttaaagccagAAGCACAATGAAGAGTCTTGATACCCTCATGTAGTAGTTAATGTTTCCAAGACAAGTGTGCATAAAGCTGCCAAAAAAGCTACAGAAATAGCACTAAGGGGCAAAACCCCTTTACAGAGAGTTTCACAGTGCACAAAAAACTTTTCAGGACTTGCTGTTTGGTTGCTGCCAGATACCCATCTTGACCTGACCTCTTTACTGAGACCCATCAAAGAGTATCTACGCTATTCAGCTTTCCCCAAATGCTGCTGGTTTTCTGTGGAgccaaaaacaaacaaggaattCTGTGTGGACTGAAGAGCTACTTCACCtacacagcagcaaaacagcCAACACTTGAAGACCACAGAAATTAATTAGTAATAGAAGAAAGGCCACCTATTTAACAACAAAAGTCTCCTCTACAGCAACACAAGGCCATTTAATATTTCTCAGAGATCAGGAATAGCACCAGAATATATATGAAGGTTGCTTGATGGTTTTATAAAATGGCCAAAGTACTAACATGGAAGGCCAGGATCCAAGTAATATTTTCCACCACACAGAATTTTACTGTCCCCTACTCCAAGCCAGTTACTCAGCACATCACTTTGGCCAGCCACAGGCTCTCCAAGCTCCAGAGAGATGCAAAGATAAACACTCTGAAAAGTTACATCCCAACAGATGCCATGGGACCAGTCACCACCAGTGTCCACTTAGGCTGACTCTGACCCACTGGACTCCAAACCCAACAGCTCCTAAAGCATCTCATGACCTCAAAGTACTGTGTTAAGGTATCACATGAGAAGAGCAAAACAGTTCTAAAAGAATTGTTTCTCTTTCATGTTTGCACTTCAGATCTATCAACTGGAAAGCAAATTAGACACCTGCAATTAAATGAGTACAGAATACTGGTCCTATTAAAAgacaaacagaaatgaaggagaGGAAGGTTGTTGCTAAGCAACACAATGCTCTGTGATAAACAATTTCCCGGGCAGCACACGGTGCTGCTGTGACAATTCACTGCCTTGGTGGACACGCAAGCTCGGGGAGTTACCTGCTAACACTTCAGCAAGCAACAAGTTGCGAGGAAGGGCTGACAGCTATAGAACAATTTATCATCCTGCTGACAGTTTTCTTTCCTCACAGACCACTGTAAGCACCACTACAGCACTAAGTATCCCTAAAACTATTCTATAAAGCTTTGGGATTAGTATAAAGGTCAAGGATCACAGCACCTTCACAACATATATTTTAAGCAATGCTATGAGCAGTCTATGCTTGAACAATTTGATTTATTTCAAAGGCCAGCAAGCCAAACCTTATTTCTAACATACTATAACaattgtttaattttattaCCTAGTATTTGCATAACTCTACAATtcagttctttatttttcatacaCCTGACGGCTGAGTAGCCTGAAATTCCTCTTTCTCAA
This region includes:
- the SEC24A gene encoding protein transport protein Sec24A, which encodes MAQPAGAPAGQQPYSNGPIQNQLMHSPDGQGYSPAVPGSYSHQMPAKVTPHQSSGQYSYSGSQNVSQLNNYQGPGQTLNRPPVAAFSGSPVQQPGPVPQVLPPALQNSAAVSSAGSFPPGASPPVLSNWQYSPTPVSQPLGAQTSHLAHVPGTGSAQPPSSLSGSTNPPGSYQYAASPGGPSLQNSYMKPGTAPPPVTQPLTPLHPPRPPLGPPPVGGPPRPSAAIAGPPSAQSLLKSAANQEGDARSAATDGSVVQNSYDAIEGGGLMATPHHSPAAPNLKMNRSVGYSYPALPPGYQHTSPPGAPGMNASTLQYPDGSKHFHQPALGPNHLTASMGGLSLQQEGLRPVNLLQERNILPTTLLKAPVPNLHEDIQKLNCNPELFRCTLTNIPQTQALLNKAKLPLGLLLHPFKDLSQLPVVTSSIIVRCRSCRTYINPFVSFLDQRRWKCNLCYRVNDVPEEFLYNPVTRVYGEPHKRPEVQNATIEFMAPSEYMLRPPQPPVYLFVFDVSHNAIETGYLNTVCQTLLDNLDSLPGNTRTKIGFITFDSTIHFYSLQEGLSQPQMLIVSDIEDVFIPMPENLLVNLNENKELIQDLLKTLPQMFTKSLETQSALGPALQAAFKLMSPTGGRITVFQTQLPSVGMGALKSREEPNQRATAKDIHLTPSTDFYKKLALDCSGQQVAVDLFLLSGQYSDLASLGCISRYSAGSVYYYQSYHHKHNPVQVEKLQKELKRYLTRKIGFEAVMRIRCTKGLSIHTFHGNFFVRSTDLLSLPNVNPDAGYAVQMSVEESLTDMQVVSFQSALLYTSSKGERRIRVHTMCLPVVTTLSDVYLGADVQAITGLLANMAVDRSVSATLSDARDALVNAVIDSLAAYRSSVLSIQQPGLTAPHSLRLFPLYILALLKQKAFQTGTNTRLDERIFTMCQVKNQPLVYLMLMTHPSLYRVDNLTDEGALNINDRTIPQPPLLQLSVEKLSRDGAYLMDAGSVMFLWIGKNCGQGFISQVLGVPNYGSIPQNMTHLPELETAESIRTRAFISWLREQRPFFPILYIIKDESPLKSSFLQNMIEDRTESALSYYEFLLHIQQQVNK